The following DNA comes from Tunturibacter psychrotolerans.
GTATCAGGACCCCCTCCCCCCTCCCGGGTTGGGGTATTTTGCAGCGAAGTCTCTTATTTTGTTTGGGTTGCCGATGGGTGATTCCGCCAAAATATTCTATCGAAAGGACTTATGCACAAAATACTTAGAATGAGCGGGTTGCAAGCTACACAGATGACGAAGCCCCGGCGTTTTTCGCCGAGGCCTGTCTGCTGTCTTTATTATACCGGCTGGACCGGGGTGGATACGCCACGCGAATCTACCCGTCTGGCGCGGGTTTTGAGCGATTGAGGGCTTGACAGGTTTTCGCATGATCGGACGATGGACTGGAGTGCTGCGTTTGACAGTACTAGACGACCAGTCTATTATTGATAGGTTATGGGCGCCACTCTTTCAACTCGCGATCATCTGCTGCAGGTTGGTTTGGAGCGGCTTCGTTCGACCGGGTACACCGCTACCGGGGTGAAGGAAGTGCTTGATGTCGCGAATGTGCCCAAGGGTTCGTTCTACCACTACTTTCCGAGCAAGGAAGAGTTTGCCGTGGAGGTCTTTCGGCTCTATGCGACTGGTGAGATGGAGCGGTCGGCGAGGGTGTTTGGGGATCGCAAGGTGGCTCCTGTAAAGCGGCTGCGGCGATACTTCGAGGAGTTGATCTCCGTCTATGGACAGCGCGGGGAGATCAGCGGATGTCTGGTGGGCAGCCTGAGCCTGGAGGTGGCGGACCACAGCCCGAGGTTGAGGTCTGAGCTGCAGGCCGTCTACGAGGGCTGGCAGAAGAGTATCGCGGATGTTTTGCGTGAGGCGGTCCAGCAGGGCGAACTGGCGAAGTCCACGCGGCCGGACGCTCTGGCGGAGTTTCTGCTGAATAGCTATGAAGGAGCGCTGGTGCGCATGAAGGCGGAGAAGAGCGACAGGCCGCTTGAGAACTTCCTTCATTTTGCGTTTGACGTGCTGCTGAAGAAACAGAGCTGACGTATGGCCTTCCTCAAATCTGTGTAACAGGGCTCACTGAGTGGATCGTTGTTTTATTGCTCGTTACCTTCCCGTCTCAACGGGCGGCTGACTCGTCTAACAAAGACACGATGAAGTTCAGGCTTCGACAATTCGCTGCTTTTGTTAGTGTTTGGAGTTGCGCTGCAATTGCGCAGACGACGCTGCATACGACGACGACACTCGTGGTTGTCCCGACGCTTGTGCAGACTCTGGACAAAGATCTTGTGTTCTCGCTTCGCGCGGAAGATTTTGTGCTGACGGACAATGGGGTTCCGCAGAAGGTGACGCTGGAGGAGGAGGCACAGCGTCCGCTATCGCTGGTCGTGCTGATGCAGACGGGTGGCGATGCGCGTGGCCAGTTCTCGAGTTACGCGCACCTAGACACGATGATTGCGGAGCTGCTGGGCAAGGCTCCGAATGAGGTGTCGATTGTGAACTTTGACAGCCAGCCGGAGGCGGCCTCTCCATTCACGACGAACGTTGCGGAGTGGAGCTATGCGATCGATCATCCTGATGCGGGGGATCGAGGAGCCGCGATCTTCGACAGCCTGGCGTACGGACTTGATCTGCTTCAGAAGCGGCCTGCGGGGAATCGTCGCGCGATTTTGTTGCTGAGCCAGGAGCATGATGTGGGGAGCAAGACCCCGCTAAAAGAGGTTGTGCGGGAGGTGGGTGAGACCAACACCGCGATTTACAGCGTGACGTTTTCTGCAGAGAAGACTGCGGCGCGAGAAGCCTTCAAGAATCCGGGGCCGGCAAATAGACCGATTGCAGTTGGGAATGTGACGCCACCTACAGTTGGAACTTACCCAAAAGGCGGAGATTCAGGAAGCCCCGCGGAACTGATGGCGTACTTCAACCTAAGCGAGCCTCTGCGTTTGATCCTCGGTGCGATGAGCAAGAACACGTCGGCAGAAGTAGCGACGTTATCCGGGGGCGAGTGGAGCGGCTTCGACAATGCGCAAGAGCTAACGCAGGATCTCGGTGTTTTGGTGAATCACCTCCATAACAGCTATGTCTTGAGTTTTGCGCCGACCTCTTCGGAGCCGGGGCTGCATACTATTAAGGTGCGGTTGACTCATCATCCGGAGCTGCTGGTGTCGGCGCGGAGCAACTATTGGGCCTCTGAGCCGGTGATTCGGAGATGACCAGGCATTGCAAATAAATCTGTGAGATCGGCGCGTCTGAACTTTTGGGGAGCGACTTATGAGCAATCCATGGAATGGCAAGGCTGTGCTGGAGATGTTCTGGTGGAACTGTTGGAACACCAACTATCCGCATGATTGGTACACGTTTGTAGCAAAGCTTGCGCCGCGCATTGCTGGTTTGGGATTCGACGGGATATGGACGCCGCCGCCGTGTAAGGACAGGCCGACCGACAACACTAGTTCCGCCTCGAACGAGATGGGCTACACACCCTACGACTACTACGATCTGGGCCAGAAGAATCAGATTCGTTCTGTTTACACGCGCTTTGGCGATCAGGATTCTTTTCTGCGTCTGGTCGCGGTGGCCCATGCAAACGGTCTTGAAGTTTATCCGGATATAGTGCTGGATCATTGTGCCAGCGGGGACCTTGATCCTTCTTCGCCGTTCGAGGGTACTGCCTCGGAGGCTTATACGCTGATTCAGTTGAAGGGATTCGCGGGGGCGGGAACGGGGCGATGGCCGCGCAATTGGCTGGACTTCCACGCTAATCCGCAACACTGGAATGGAACGGGAGACTGGGTGGCCAGCAACGGCGGACCCGATTTCTGCTACCAGGGACGATGCACGGACTCTGGAGCCGGCGACCAGAACTGCGCGGCACGGGCGAACGCACGCGCGTGGCTGACGTGGTTCGTCAAGCAGACGGGCGTTGATGGTTTTCGATTCGACGATGTGAAGGGCTTCCCGCCCGAGGTGGTTGAGGATGTGCTGTACAACGCTATGGGAGGTGGCCTGGAATATTTTTGTGTGGGCGAGTACGTGACCGGCGCTACTTCCGATGTGGATGCGTGGGCCGGGGCGACGTTGAACCGTTCGGGAACCTTTGACTATCCGCTTCGCTTCGCGTTGGCCGATATGGTGGCGCAGAATGGCTACTCCGATGTGGGCAATCTGCCGAGCCAGCAGCAACAGAACCGCTTCAAGACGGTGCCGTTTGTGAACAATCACGACAACTACGACGGCCAGGTGGGGAGTTGGACCGACGCGGACAATCCGCGAACGCAACTGGCGTACGCAGTTGCAATGACCGTCGACGGAAGTCCGCAGTTTTTTTATGCGGATCTGTTTCGCAATGTCGCGCCGTGGAGGAACGGCACGACGGCCGATGCGATTCCGTCCCGGCCGTGGGTTGAAAACCTGGTTTGGTGCCACCAAAAACTTGCGTTCAAGAGCGGCGAGTACTTTGTGCGTTACCAGCAATCGCAGCAACTGCTGATCCTGGAGCGAGGGGCGCGTGCGATCGTGGCCATCAACAATGACGGGAGCGCGTGGCACGACGCGTGGATCTCTACGGCATTCGCTCCTGGTACGCAGCTGCACGACTATAGTGGCTCACGACCGGACGACATCTGGACGAACCAGGATGCGTGGGTGCAGATCGCTGTGCCTCCGCTCTCTTATTCAATATGGGGACCGGCGGGTGTGACTGGAGGTTTCTCTTCTGCTTCGCGGCGCACGGTGCAGCAGTTTGAGATGGACGATGATTTGGGCGATAGCGACGCCGCAAGTCCTGGGTATGGCGGGAGAGTGATTCCTGGGACGTTCCGCTCCGGCGGCGCGATATGGCCTGCGGCGGCGACACGGGTAAACGTCAGCGTCTACTCGGATGCACCGCAGCAGATTGATTTGCAGGTTGTGCCGACCGGGGCTCCTCCGATCCTGCGACAGAGCGGATCGTGCACAGCCAATGTTCCGCTGGCTGCAAGTTTTGTGGTCGCGGCGGAAGGCAGACACGTCGTGCAGGCGAAGCTCTCCAGGGCAGCGGCGGCAGCGGCTCGAATTTATATCAAGGTTGACTATCAGGGGCCGGCGACTTCGACACTTTTTTAGCGGCGTTTGTGGGGAAGCTGAGCGAGGTATTAATTTTCTTCGAGAAGGTGAGTTGTTTTTGAATCTACTAACCAACCGGTCTACTCTAAAGAACTGAATCGAGTTTTTGGTTCACAACTTTTGCGGTACGGAGAAAATTTATGACTACTTCAGCTACTTCCCTCAAGGGCACGGCTCTTGTTACTGGCGCATCGACAGGAATCGGTGCAGTTTATGCGGATCGTCTGGCGCGGCGCGGCTATGACCTGATCCTGGTGGCTCGCAATGGCGACAAGCTGAAGGAGCTTGCGGCTTCGCTGAGTTCGGCAACTGGGCGTGCGGTCGATGTGCTGGCTGCGGACCTTACGAATAAGGCTGATCTTCGCAAGGTGGAGGAGCGGCTTCGGTCAGATAAGTCGATTACGACACTGGTGAATAATGCAGGGTTCGGCGGGACGACTTCGCTGGTGGACTCGAAGATCGATGAGCTCGAGAACATGATCGATCTGAACGTGACGGCGCTGACGCGGCTGAGCTATGCTGCGCTGCCGGGATTTCTTGCGAGAGGTAAGGGCGCGATCATCAACATCTCATCGATCGTCGCGGTGGCTCCAGAGCTGCTGAATGGGGTGTATAGCGGGACGAAGGCGTATGTGCTGAATCTTACGCAGTCGCTGCATAAAGAGGTTGGCGATAAGGGGATTCAGGTGCAGGCGGTGCTGCCGGGTGCGACGGCTTCGGAGTTCTGGGACCGCGCGGGGATTGGTGGGCATCAGAATCTTCCGGAGCAGATTGTGATGAGTTCGGAGGAGATGGTGGATGCTTCCCTGGCTGGGTTCGATAGCGGCGAGGTGGTTACGATTCCGGCGTTGCCGGATGTGGGGGATTGGGAGAAGTTCAATGCGGCTCGCGTAGCGCTTGGGCCGAACCTGTCGCACAAGCATGCAGCGAAGCGATATGGCGTGGTGGCGTAAGTAGCAGATTGTGCGTTCCTCCGCTGCTAAAGACGCGGCGGGGGAATGCTGGTCTGAAATGATTGGAATTACTTGATGCAATCCATGGCGGAGCTGCGGTCGTTTAACGTAAGTTGAATGTGAAAGGCACATGCGGGCGTGTGGCATGTGCCTTTCTCGGACGACCGGAGTCGCTACCATGGGTATTTCTTCGAAGGCTTTGGCGTGGTGCTGGACTTCCCTGCTTTGCCTGGCGTTGGTGTCGTGTGGCAGCGGATCCCATGTTGCGACGGGCGATGGGGCTGGCATAACTCCTGCCGCGGAATTTTCTTTGTCCGCGATGCCTTCGAGCCTGACGCTGATGGCGAGTGGCGCGGGACAACAGCTGAGCGTGAGTGCAGCTGGGTCGAATAGTTTTACGGGGACGGTGTTGGTTGCGATTACCGGACCTGCGGGTGTGACGGCACAGCCGGCGACGCTGACCCTGACTCCGGGGGCGGCTCAGAGTGTGACTTTGAGCGCCGGTGCGAACGCGGTTGCAGGCAGCGGCACTGTGACGCTCACGGGGACATCGGGAACACTGAGCCACTCGATTGCGGTGTCTGAGACTGTTGTGGCGGCAGCAGGGGATTTTTCCCTGACCGCTGCGCCGAGTGCGCTCACAGTGGTGGCGGGCGGTGCGGGACAGACACTTAGCGTGAACGCTGTTTCGACTAACTCGTTTGCGGGGGCGGTGTCGGTTGCAATTACGGGGCTGCCTGCGGGTGTGACGGCACAACCGGCGACGCTGACGCTGACTCCCGGGACGCCGCAGAGCGTGAGTCTGAGTGCCAATGCGAACGCGGTTGCCGGTAGCAGCATGTTGACGCTTACCGGGAGGTCGGGAGCGCTGAGCCACTCCGCTACGATTGCTTTGACGGTCTCTGTGTCGCAGCCGGACTACGCGCTGACGCTTTCGCCGGCTTCGCTGAATGTTGTTGCGGGTACGACCAGTGCGCCGGTGAGTGTCACGGTAAGTGGGGTCAACTCGTTCAGCGGCGCGGTGTCGGTTGCGATTACGGGATTGCCGAATGGCGTTGCCGCGAATCCGTTGACGCTGACGCTGACTCCAGGGGTGGCGCAGAGTACCACGCTGACGGTGCCGCTGCTGACCGCTGCGGGCTCGTCCACGGTGAGCTTCACGGGGACTGCCGGAAGTCTGGTTCATTCCTCATTACTCGCGTTGACAGTGCAGGCTGCGCCGATGATCAATGCGCCCGACGTGACGACTTACCACTTCGATGTTGCGCGAGATGGGCTAAATGCGAAAGAGACGATTCTGACTCCTGCGAATGTGAACTCGACACAGTTCGGGAAGATTGGGTTCTTTGCGGTGGACTCGAAGGTGGATGGCGAACCGCTCTATCTTGCGAATGTGCCGATCGGAAATCAGTATCACAACGTTTTGTACGTTGTGACTGAACATGACAGCGTCTATGCGTTCGATGCGGATAGCGGTGCGCAGATCTGGAAGACGTCGATCATCGGAAGCGGAGAGACGACGAGCGGCGATCACGGGTGCAACCAGATTTCGCCGGAGATCGGGATTACTTCGACGCCGGTGATTGACCCTGGGCTGGGGCCGAACGGCACTTTGTTTACCGTGGGGATGACCGAAGACTCAAGCGGGAACTATCACCAGCGGTTGCATGCTCTCGATGTAGTGACGGGAGCAGAGGTAAGCGGAAGTCCGACGGAGGTTGTGGCGAGTTATCCGGGGGCCGGGGATAACAGCAAGAATGGGAGCGTCGTGTTCGACCCGGCGCAGTATGCCGAACGGGCCGCGCTGTTGTTGTTAAATGGAACGATTTATACGGGATGGACTTCGCACTGCGACTACAGACCTTATACGGGTTGGATCATTGGGTATAGCGAGACGAGTCTGCAGCAGACGCAGGTGTTGAATGTGACACCAAATGGAAACGAAGGGTCGATCTGGATGACTGGCGATGGATTGGGGGCGGACAGCAGCGGGAATATCTATTTTCTCGATGCGAATGGCACCTTCGATACGACGTTCGACGCGCACGGCTTCCCGGCAAACGGCGACTATGGCAATGGAATGATTAAGTTGTCGACGAGCGGCAAACTGGCTGTGGCGGACTACTTTCAAACGTACGACACGAATGCAGAATCCGCCGCAGATGCGGATTTGGGATCGGGCGGCGAGCTGATTCTTCCAGATCAGGCGGACTCGAATGGTGTTGTGCATCGTCTGATTGTCGGCGCGGGCAAAGATGGGAATATCTATCTCGCTGATAGGGACAATATGGGTAAATACAACCCGGCCAGCAACCCACAGGACAACAATATCTATCAGGAGGTGAGAGGGCAGTTGGGTGGCCAGGTGTATTCCACTCCCGCTTACTTCAATGGGACGCTCTATTATGGCGCGGTGTCGGATTCGCTGAAGGCATTTCCGCTGACGAATGCGACACTGACGACGTATTCGAGTCAGTCGTCGACGACGTTTCCTTATCCTGGAACGACTCCGGGGATCTCGGCGAACGGGACACAAAACGGGATTGTCTGGGCGTTGGAATCAAGCACGGGCAGTGCTGGGGTATTGCATGCGTTCGACGCGACGAATCTGGCGCGCGAGCTCTACAACAGTGGGCAGGCCGCGAATGGACGCGACAGCTTCGGCACAGGAAATAAGTTCATCACGCCGATGATTGTGAATGGCAAAGTGTATGTCGGAACGCAAACCGGCGTGGCGGTTTTTGGATTGTTGCCTTAGCAAACTGAGGGAATCTGGTTCGGCTGAACGCCGGAAGATCGCTGCAATACGAGCCCCTTGAAGCGGTTCGTTAGGCTGGCCTCCAGAGTGACGTAATTCGCTCGCTGCTCTGCTCCGGCGTTGGATCGGCTTGGTCGATAAAAGGCACCAAAGAACTGCGTTCGACCATTGACATCGCTTCTCGGCAGCGCGCATCGTTTCGCTTACAAGGAAAGGATGGGTGCTATGCGACCAAGGAATAATTTCTCCTCCTGCCCCGTCTGGCCCACCGCAGGACGCCAGACTCAGGCCCCGAATGTGTGTAGGTTAACGGCTTTCTTGGGCTTGTTTCTTGTTACCACAACCGCCAGCATTGCCCAGTACCAAGACCCCAATACAGCCAGCGCCTTCTTGCCGGGTCCGGCACGGAGCGTCTCAACGGTTCCATCGAACGGAGACGTGAACCCTTATGGAGTTGCCTTCATCTCCCGTGACTTCCAGAACGGATCTGGCCCTCTGAAGAGTGGCGACATTCTTGTATCAAACTTCAACAACACGAAGAACCTGCAGGGAACCGGCACCACCATCGTTCGCATCTCCAAGAGAGGGACACAGTCTGTTTTCTTCGAGGGCACGGTGCCACTCGGCCTCTCGACGGCGCTTGGTACTCTTCAGGCTGGCTTGGTGGTCGTGGGCAACTTTCCCAGTACCGACGGCACCCTCGGCACGGCCACGGCCGGCTCGCTGCTGGTGATTAACAACAAGGGGAAGCTGATTCAGACCATCACGAGTCCCGAGATCCAGGGCCCCTGGGACATGGCGCTGGTCGATCACGGAGGTAAGGCCATCGCATTCGTCTCAAACGGGCTGACCGGAACCGTTAGCCGCCTCGATTTCACGGTGAACAGAACTGGGCTGACGCTCGAGCACTCGACGACGATCGCCTCTGGTTACGTTCATCGTGGAGACCCGGTGACGTTTGTCGTGTCGCCGACGGGGCTTGTCTACGACGAGCGTGGCGACGTTCTCTATGTAGCTTCAACCGGAGACAACGAAGTCTTTGCCGTCAGCAGGGCCAGCGACCGGGCATCGAGTGGAGGGACGGGCCGCCTTGTTTACCAGGACAACGTTCACCTGCATGGCCCACTCGCCATGGCGGAGGCGCCGAATGGGCACCTGCTGGTCTCTAACAACGACGGTATCAATAGTGATCCCAATCAACCGAGCGAGATCGTTGAATTCACGAAGGAGGGAACCTTCGTGAAGCAACTCTCGGTCGATCCGGCTCAGGGAGGAGCCTTCGGACTTGCGGTGCAGAACTCCGACGACGTTTCCACCTTCGCCGCGGTCGACGACAACACCGCGACCCTGATCGTCTGGATCCTTAACCAATAGAGCCGTTCAATTTCAAATGGCTCTTTGCCTGTAGAGCGTAGCGACAACGCTTCAGAGCATAGAACAGAGCGGGCCTCAACTGGGAGAGTTGAGGCCCGCGTTTGCTGCGGAACGCTTTATTTGCGGCGAACTATTTTGAGGCGAGGGTGATGCACTCTTCGAGGATGTCGAGTGCGATGTTGGCTTCGTGCTCGTTGACGATGAGCGGCGGACAGAGGCGGATGCTGGTTTCGCCGCAGCCGAGGATGAGGAGGCCGCGCTCGAAGGCGAGATCGACGACCTTGTCGCGCATCGGGCCTACAGGTGTTCGGGATTGTTTGTCTTTGACGAGCTCGATGCCGATCATGAGGCCGCGACCGCGAACGTCGCCGATGGTGGGATGTTTGGCTACCCAGGGACGGAGGCGGGAGAGAATTTTGTCGCCGATGGTGGAGGCGTTTTGGAGGCCTTCGCGCTCGAGGATGTCCATGGTGGCAAGGGCGGCGGCGATGCAGATGGGGTTGCCTCCGAAGGTGCTGGCGTGGGAGCCGGGGACCCAGTCCATGATCTCGGCCTTCGCCATGCAGATGCCGAGGGGCATGCCGGATGCGATGCCCTTGGCGATGCAGACGATGTCGGGGTGGACTCCGGAGTGCTCGATGGCCCACCACTTCCCTGTTCGTGCGGCGCCGGACTGGACCTCGTCGGCGATGAGGAGGATGCCGTGGCGGTCGCAGATACGGCGGATCTCCTGGAGGAAGTTGGTGGGGGCTACGACGTAGCCGCCTTCGCCCTGGATGGGCTCGAGGATGATGGCTGCGACCTCTTCGGGCGGGAGGATGGTCTTGAAGAGGCGGTCTTCGATGTAGCGGGCGCATTCGAGAGCGAACGCTTCTTGTTCTTCCGGGGTGCCGTCGGGACAGCCGCGGTAGGCGTAGGGATAACGGATGTGGTGGACGCCGGGGACGAAGGGGGCGAAGCGGCGCTTCTGCTGGGGCTTGGAGCCGGTGAGCGATAGCGCGCCCATGGTGCGGCCGTGGAAGGCTCCGAAAAAGCTGATGATGTTCTGACGGCCAGTGTGGTAGCGGGCGAGTTTCATGGCGCACTCGACGGCCTCGGCACCAGAGTTGCCGTAGTAGAACTTGTGCGGGCCGGGCATGGGCGCGATGGCAGAGAGGCGCTCGGCGAAGATGGTCATGTTTTCGTAGTAGAAGTCGGTGCCGGACATGTGGATGAGTTCGGCGGCCTGGTCTTGAATGGCCTTGACGACTTCGGGATGACAGTGGCCGGTGGAGTTTACGGCGATGCCAGCGGCGAAGTCGAGGAACTCGTTTTCGTCGACGTCGGTGACGCGGATGCCGCGGCCGGATTTGGCCACCATCGGATAGCTGCGGGTGTAGCTGGGGGAGATGAGACGGTCGTCGTCGGCGACGATTTTGGTCGCTTTGGGGCCCGGGAGCGTGGTCTTGAGGCGGGGGCCGAACTCGGCGTAGTGCTTCGAGCGGATGGCTTCCCCGGCGGCGTGAGTGACGCCCTGGGCGGAGTTTTGTTTCAGGTCTTCGAGGGTCTTTTCAGTGAGGGTGGTCATGCGAATCTCTCCTTGGGGCAGCGGTGCGTTTGGTCTGACCGTTCGTGCTCGTACCGGTTCCGGATGAGGGAGGGCGGCGCTCTGTGGTTGCAGAGAGAACGGTTTTGCGCTGGTGGCGGGGTCTTCGCCGGCTGTTTGGTGTTGGAGCTTAGTCGCCGGCGAAGAGACTAGGTCGCGTGAGACTGGGCAGAACGCGGAGGTGCCGACGCGGCATCTGGTGTCGCATGGAGCGGCACTGGGAGCCAGCGTTGCGGCTTGTCCGGGCTGTGGATGACAGCGATTTCATTGGGATTCTGCCTTTGGCGGTGAGTATACGCTATTGAGATAACGGTAGAAAACCGGCGATTTCACGCGCCGATTGGCGAGTTGGAGAAAACTATTCTTGAAACTCTCCTTGACAGCTTAGGAAAGCGGGTCTAGTCTCCTAATCATCTTAGGGGGCAACTTGAAGGTTCAAGCACAACTCCTTCCCGGAACACTCGATCTTCTTATTCTGCGTGCGGTGTCTCTCGGGCCATTGCATGGGTACGGTGTGCTTTTGCGCATTGAGCAGATCTCCGGCGGCGCTTTGCTGATTGAACAGGGGGCGCTCTATCCGGGTTTGTTTCGGCTGCTGCGGCAGGGATTGCTGAAGGCAGACTGGGGCACGTCGGAGAACAACCGGCGCGCGAAGTTCTATGAGCTGACGGTCGCGGGGCAAAAGCGGCTGCAGGAAGAAACGGCCAGTTGGAATCGGCTCGCGACGGCTATTGCGAGCGCACTCGCTGTGCAACCGGAGGAATCATGAGACTCTTTGACTCTCTTCGCTCCTTTGTATCTTCTCTCTTCCATCGCAATGCGATTGACCGGGAAATGGACGAGGAGCTTCGTTCGCACATTGAACATCGCGCGGATGATCTTGAGCGTTCTGGGCTGTGGCGACGTGAAGCTGAGCGGCGTGCGCGCATTGAATTCGGGGGTTATCAGCGGTTCAAAGAGGAGTCGCGCGAAGCTCTTGGAGTGCATTTTGGCGAGAGCTTTCTTCAGGACCTGCGCTTCTGTTTGCGCGGGATGGCGAAGAAGCCGGGCTTTACTGTGGTCGCAGTGCTGACGCTGGCGTTGGCCATTGGCGCGAATTCGGTGGTCTTTGGTGTGTTGAATGCGTTCATTCTGCGGCCGCTGAATGTGCCACACGCCGAGAGTCTCTACGGACTGTGGCGCCTGTCCAGCAACGATATGGCGACGTCTTATCCGGACTATCTCGATCTGCGCGACCGCAACCACACGTTTGAGAGCCTGATTGCTTATAACGTTACCCAAGCGGGTCTAGACACAGGCAGCGATCCCTCCCGCGCATGGGTCGAGGAAGCCAGCGGGAACTACTTCGATGCGCTGGGCCTGCAACCGCATCTCGGGCGGCTCTTTCACAGTTCGGATGAGCATGGCCCGAACAGCGCACCTTATATCGTGCTGACGCATGCCTTCTGGCATACCCATTTTCAGGATGATCCCGGTGTGGTGGGGCGGGTTGTGAAGCTGAACAAACATCCCTTCACGATCATTGGGGTGGCGCCGCCTGAGTTCCACGGCACGCTGATGTTTTTCAATCCGGATTTTTTTGTGCCGATCGTGAATCACCAGTGGTTCGATGTGAATGACATGAACGCGCGTGGAGACCGATGGGTCTTCATGACGCTGGGACATCTGAAGGCGGGAGTTACCCGGGAACAGGCGATCGCGGATCTGAACTCGATTGGAGCTGATCTCGAAAAGAACTACCCGAAGGATGATGCCAAGATGAGTTTTAAGTTGGCGCGTCCTAATCTTTACGGTGACTATATCGGCCGGCCTGTACGAACTTTCATGACTGCCCTGATGTTGCTGGCGGGCTTGATTCTGTTGGCGGCGTGTGCCAACCTCGGCAGCCTGTTTGCTGCGCGCGCCGCGGACCGGTCGCGAGAGGTTGCTCTACGGCTCGCGCTCGGTTCCAGCCGCACACGTATTCTGCGCGGGCTCTTTACCGAAGCTTTAGTGATTTCGCTCATTGGCGGGGCGGTTGGACTAGGGGGCAGCGTGGTGCTGTTGCATGCACTCAGCGTGTGGCAGCCGATCTCTCGATGGCCTCTTCATATGTCTGTTAACCCGGATGCCAAGGTGTATGCGGTCGCTTTGCTGCTGGCTTTAGCAAGTGGACTTTTGTTCGGTGCGGTGCCAGTGAAGCAGATACTTCACACCAATCCGTACGAGGTCATGAAGGGCAGCGTGGCCGAGACAAAGCGCGGCAGGTTCGGGCTGAGGATGACTTTCCAGGATGTGCTGCTCGTGGTGCAGATTGCAATCTGCGCTGTTCTGGTAACCTCTTCCATCGTTGCAGTACGCGGATTGGCACATTCGCTGCACAACAACTTCGGCTTCGAGTTGCAGAACACGACGCTGGTGGAGACGGACCTGAATATGGCGGGCTACCTTGGTGACAAAGTGCAGCCGATGCAGAAGCGCATGATCGATGCGGTTGCGGCAATTCCGGGTGTCGAGACTGTGGGATTGGCCGATCAGATTCCGTTGGGGGATACACAACCCGACTCGAATGTCTTCACCGACAATACCTCGGACCTGAGAGAGTCGAACGCGGCCACGGACGCCATCATGTTCAAAGTCTCTCCTGAGTACTTCCAGGCAGCAGGGACGGCTCTGGTGTCTG
Coding sequences within:
- a CDS encoding ABC transporter permease: MRLFDSLRSFVSSLFHRNAIDREMDEELRSHIEHRADDLERSGLWRREAERRARIEFGGYQRFKEESREALGVHFGESFLQDLRFCLRGMAKKPGFTVVAVLTLALAIGANSVVFGVLNAFILRPLNVPHAESLYGLWRLSSNDMATSYPDYLDLRDRNHTFESLIAYNVTQAGLDTGSDPSRAWVEEASGNYFDALGLQPHLGRLFHSSDEHGPNSAPYIVLTHAFWHTHFQDDPGVVGRVVKLNKHPFTIIGVAPPEFHGTLMFFNPDFFVPIVNHQWFDVNDMNARGDRWVFMTLGHLKAGVTREQAIADLNSIGADLEKNYPKDDAKMSFKLARPNLYGDYIGRPVRTFMTALMLLAGLILLAACANLGSLFAARAADRSREVALRLALGSSRTRILRGLFTEALVISLIGGAVGLGGSVVLLHALSVWQPISRWPLHMSVNPDAKVYAVALLLALASGLLFGAVPVKQILHTNPYEVMKGSVAETKRGRFGLRMTFQDVLLVVQIAICAVLVTSSIVAVRGLAHSLHNNFGFELQNTTLVETDLNMAGYLGDKVQPMQKRMIDAVAAIPGVETVGLADQIPLGDTQPDSNVFTDNTSDLRESNAATDAIMFKVSPEYFQAAGTALVSGRPFTWQEDKDKPRVAVVNRVFAQKIFGSETKAMGAYFKMPDGTRVQVVGIAEDGKYASLTEDPRPAMFLPILQWPSNSAYLVVRSSRDPEQLGPAIRNTLRDLDSGLPVYIQTRFKALDAYLFGPRMATISLGVLGVMGAILSVVGIFGMASYSVSKRLREFGIRIALGAQRRELLHTALGRAGKLLAIGSGAGLLLGLAAGRVLAFIVSQATPWDPIVLGGVVLTMLLLGLLAGWIPARRALSTDPLILLREE